One part of the Sciurus carolinensis chromosome 4, mSciCar1.2, whole genome shotgun sequence genome encodes these proteins:
- the C4H8orf48 gene encoding uncharacterized protein C8orf48 homolog, with protein MAHLSDETVRSFTDEVPSSGSLSSSGEQQSWPTSSGTESDSGKLAASLEVLTKQSELSDLKNNEKKLTEKWISYLKDKEANYERNQPEAKLQTEVTRLSDEELNALQSFCTTKINLLHHRVDSKKKSNRHKKLQFRLDPEASKVNALKCTVPDELLNRIYFENVRTTLKQVAATKQHISSRCPNCISKKAELAQSVFLKQKKTLLESLLLHEKIDEHLHTTDLLTHVVEAHQGLPRLSDDPTLIWKRLKEKTQIGYSGFEKSDIKRKM; from the coding sequence ATGGCTCACCTTTCTGATGAAACTGTCAGGTCCTTTACTGATGAGGTACCGAGTTCTGGTTCACTCAGCTCCTCTGGAGAACAGCAGTCCTGGCCCACCTCCTCTGGGACAGAATCGGATAGTGGAAAACTAGCTGCAAGCTTGGAAGTACTTACCAAGCAATCCGAgctttctgatttaaaaaataacgAAAAGAAGTTGACTGAAAAATGGATCAGCTACCTCAAGGACAAAGAAGCTAACTATGAACGAAACCAACCAGAGGCCAAACTTCAAACAGAAGTTACTCGATTGTCCGATGAAGAATTGAATGCCCTGCAGTCTTTTTGCACCACTAAGATAAACTTGCTCCATCATAGAGTGGACTCGAAGAAGAAGAGCAACAGACACAAAAAGCTGCAGTTTAGATTGGATCCAGAGGCTTCAAAAGTAAATGCCTTAAAGTGTACTGTCCCTGATGAACTTTTGaacagaatctattttgaaaacgTGAGGACAACACTAAAACAGGTGGCAGCAACAAAGCAACACATTTCTTCACGATGTCCCAATTGTATTAGTAAAAAAGCAGAGCTGGCTCAGTCTGTATTCCTAAAACAAAAGAAGACTTTACTGGAGTCACTTCTCCTCCATGAGAAAATAGATGAACATCTTCATACCACAGACCTTCTCACCCATGTTGTAGAAGCACATCAGGGCCTTCCCAGGCTTTCAGATGACCCTACACTAATCTGGAaaagactgaaagagaaaactcagattgGATACTCTGGTTTTGAAAAGTCAGATATCAAGCGGAAGATGTAG